In Musa acuminata AAA Group cultivar baxijiao chromosome BXJ2-8, Cavendish_Baxijiao_AAA, whole genome shotgun sequence, one genomic interval encodes:
- the LOC135620037 gene encoding GDP-mannose transporter GONST3-like, translating to MKMSDGTGTSKDDSPSSGNDLSATTANGLTWKDTLISLRQQASVYGVAAGYCISASLLSIINKWAVMKFPYPGALTALQYFTSAFGVLLCGWLKLVDHDRLELVTMWRFLPAAIIFYLSLFTNSELLLHANVDTFIVFRSAVPIFVAVGETVFLNQPWPSPKTWISLATIFGGSVLYVLTDYQFTVTAYAWAVAYLVSMSIDFVYIKHVVMTIGLNTWGLVLYNNLEALMLFPLELLIMGELKKMKHDISDESNWYSFSVVLPVALSCLFGLAISFFGFSCRRAISATGFTVLGIVNKLLTVVINLVIWDKHSTLIGTIGLLICMFGGVMYQQSTTKPKKAETETKSQSRDEEQQHLLEMQASAVSDSTTQHVVSVDPK from the exons ATGAAG ATGTCTGATGGTACTGGGACTTCAAAAGACGATTCTCCTAGCAGCGGGAATGATCTGTCTGCAACAACTGCAAATGGTTTGACCTGGAAGGACACTCTAATAAGCCTCCGGCAGCAAGCATCAGTATATGGTGTAGCTGCTGGTTATTGCATATCTGCATCACTACTGTCCATAATCAACAAGTGGGCAGTCATGAAGTTTCCATACCCTGGTGCATTAACAGCACTACAATACTTTACTAGTGCATTCGGTGTTCTTCTTTGTGGGTGGTTAAAACTTGTGGATCATGACCGTCTGGAACTCGTTACCATGTGGAGGTTCTTGCCAGCTGCGATCATCTTTTACCTGTCCCTTTTTACAAATAGTGAGCTCCTCCTACATGCCAATGTGGACACTTTTATCGTGTTCCGTTCTGCTGTCCCCATTTTTGTAGCTGTTGGAGAGACTGTGTTCCTTAACCAGCCATGGCCTTCCCCAAAGACATGGATTTCTCTAGCAACTATCTTCGGAGGCAGTGTTCTCTATGTTCTCACAGACTACCAGTTCACAGTTACTGCCTACGCTTGGGCTGTGGCTTATCTTGTGAGCATGTCCATCGACTTTGTGTACATCAAGCATGTCGTCATGACCATAGGGCTCAACACATGGGGCCTGGTGCTATACAACAATTTGGAGGCATTGATGCTCTTTCCCTTGGAGCTACTGATAATGGGAGAACTGAAGAAGATGAAGCATGATATATCTGACGAATCCAACTGGTACTCTTTCAGTGTGGTTTTGCCTGTGGCTCTGTCGTGCTTGTTTGGCTTGGCAATCTCCTTCTTTGGATTTTCTTGCAGAAGGGCAATCTCTGCGACAGGTTTCACTGTGCTTGGCATCGTGAACAAGCTCCTAACTGTTGTGATTAATTTGGTCATATGGGATAAGCATTCTACCTTGATTGGTACGATAGGTCTGCTAATATGCATGTTTGGAGGTGTCATGTACCAGCAGTCTACTACCAAGCCCAAGAAAGCAGAAACTGAAACCAAGTCTCAAAGCAGAGATGAGGAGCagcagcatttgctggagatgcaAGCTAGTGCAGTATCTGACTCAACTACACAGCATGTTGTCTCAGTAGATCCCAAATAA
- the LOC135620036 gene encoding UDP-arabinopyranose mutase 1-like yields the protein MVSGSSLTSTSTPSISLLKDELDIVIPTIRNLDFLEMWRPFFQPYHLIIVQDGDPSKTIRVPDGFDYKLYNRNDINRILGPKAACISFKDSACRCFGYLISKKKYIFTIDDDCFVAKDPSGKEINALEQHIKNLLSPSTPFFFNTLYDPYREGADFVRGYPFSLREGVQTAVSHGLWLNIPDYDAPTQLVKPLERNKRYVDAVLTVPMGTLFPMCGMNLAFNRELIGPAMYFGLMGDGQPIGRYDDMWAGWCMKVICDHLGLGVKTGLPYIWHSKASNPFVNLKKEYKGIYWQEELIPFFQTAVLPKECTTVQTCYLELSKLVKAKLGKMDDYFNKLADAMVTWIEAWDELNPSENPGSTAAVKPNGAAKGK from the exons ATGGTGAGCGGGTCTTCCTTGACGTCGACGTCGACGCCGAGCATTTCCCTGCTCAAGGACGAGCTCGACATCGTGATCCCGACGATCCGCAACCTGGACTTCCTGGAGATGTGGCGCCCCTTCTTCCAGCCATACCACCTCATCATCGTCCAGGACGGCGACCCCAGCAAGACGATCAGGGTCCCCGACGGCTTCGACTACAAGCTCTACAACCGCAACGACATCAACCGCATCCTCGGCCCCAAGGCCGCCTGCATCTCCTTCAAGGACTCCGCCTGCCGCTGCTTCGGTTACTTGATCTCCAAAAAGAAGTACATCTTCACCATCGACGACGACTGCTTC GTTGCGAAAGATCCATCCGGCAAGGAGATTAATGCACTTGAGCAACACATAAAGAATCTCCTTTCCCCATCAACCCCATTCTTCTTTAATACTCTATATGACCCTTACCGTGAAGGTGCAGATTTTGTTCGCGGCTATCCTTTCAGCCTTCGTGAAGGAGTACAAACTGCTGTTTCTCATGGTCTCTGGCTTAACATTCCTGACTATGATGCCCCGACACAACTTGTTAAACCTCTTGAGAGAAATAAAAG GTATGTTGATGCGGTTCTCACGGTGCCAATGGGAACATTATTTCCCATGTGCGGGATGAATCTGGCATTCAATCGTGAGCTTATTGGCCCTGCAATGTATTTTGGACTCATGGGTGATGGTCAGCCTATTGGACGTTATGATGATATGTGGGCAGGATGGTGTATGAAG GTGATCTGTGACCACCTAGGCTTGGGCGTGAAGACAGGCTTGCCCTACATTTGGCACAGCAAGGCGAGCAATCCTTTTGTGAACCTTAAAAAGGAATACAAGGGGATCTACTGGCAAGAAGAGCTGATCCCCTTCTTCCAAACTGCTGTCCTTCCCAAGGAGTGCACCACAGTACAGACGTGTTATCTTGAGCTCTCTAAGCTGGTCAAGGCAAAGCTTGGAAAGATGGATGACTACTTCAATAAGCTCGCCGATGCCATGGTCACATGGATTGAGGCTTGGGATGAGCTCAACCCATCTGAGAATCCTGGCAGTACAGCCGCTGTTAAACCCAATGGCGCTGCTAAGGGTAAATAG
- the LOC135620038 gene encoding phosphoserine phosphatase, chloroplastic-like isoform X2: protein MSGLVSARANPIYSSHNLRRSRLPRPMASRALEMPYKHPAIALRPSKSLSLVAASLQPAKTISAGQFSNTVPTEEVLNIWRSAGAVCFDVDSTVCLDEGIDELADFCGAGKAVAEWTTKAMSGSIPFEEALAARLSLFNPSLSQVQDFLDKRPPRISPGIAGLIKKLMAKNIDVYLISGGFRQMINPVALQLGIPLENIFANQLLFGSSGEFIGFDAKEPTSRSGGKATAVQQIRKVHNYKALVMIGDGATDLEARKPGGADLFICYAGAQLREAVAGKADWLIFDFEELITSL from the exons ATGTCTGGGTTGGTCAGCGCGCGTGCCAATCCGATTTACTCATCCCACAATCTCCGCCGGTCTCGTCTTCCCCGACCTATGGCTTCGCGAGCGCTAGAAATGCCCTATAAGCATCCTGCAATTGCTTTGAGACCTTCAAAATCTCTTTCCCTTGTGGCCGCCTCGTTGCAGCCTGCGAAGACCATTTCTGCTGGCCAATTTAGTAACACAGTACCTACTGAAG AGGTGCTGAATATTTGGCGCAGTGCTGGTGCTGTGTGTTTTGATGTGGATAGCACCGTTTGTCTGGATGAGGGTATCGACGAGCTTGCTGATTTTTGCGGTGCTGGCAAAGCTGTTGCGGAATGGACAACAAA GGCAATGAGTGGATCAATACCTTTTGAGGAAGCTCTAGCTGCTAGACTTTCTCTGTTTAACCCTTCGCTCTCACAAGTCCAAGATTTTCTGGATAAGAGGCCTCCTAG GATTTCTCCTGGCATTGCTGGGTTGATCAAGAAGCTGATGGCTAAAAACATTGATGTGTACCTTATATCTGGAGGCTTCCGTCAAATGATAAAT CCTGTAGCATTGCAGCTTGGTATCCCTCTTGAAAACATCTTTGCAAATCAGTTACTTTTTGGGAGTTCCGGTGAGTTCATTGGGTTTGATGCCAAAGAGCCTACTTCTAGAAGTGGTGGAAAAGCAACAGCTGTACAACAGATAAGAAAG GTCCATAATTACAAGGCACTGGTTATGATTGGAGATGGTGCAACAGATCTTGAG GCTCGGAAACCAGGTGGTGCAGACTTATTTATATGCTACGCCGGGGCTCAGttgagagaagcagttgcaggaaAAGCTGACTGGCTTATCTTTGATTTTGAAGAACTGATAACCTCCTTGTAG
- the LOC135618268 gene encoding PLASMODESMATA CALLOSE-BINDING PROTEIN 3-like, whose translation MAVSIFLLLILAMSGVSDAAWCVCRSDMSTTALQKTLDYACGAGADCTPILQNGACYNPNTVLAHCSYAANSYYQGKGQTQDACNFAGTAMLTSTDPGGNGCTYPASTSAAASSTSTSTTPSSTTTTGTTGTGGVLGGLGPTGTNSFDGSDGCLIPIQGIAALFLTILLSSLVLLKI comes from the exons ATGGCTGTTTCCATATTCCTGCTGTTAATTCTGGCCATGTCTGGTGTTTCAG ATGCCGCTTGGTGTGTCTGTAGATCTGATATGAGCACCACAGCTCTGCAAAAGACACTGGACTACGCATGTGGAGCTGGGGCTGACTGCACTCCGATTCTACAAAATGGGGCGTGCTACAACCCCAACACAGTGCTTGCCCATTGTTCCTATGCTGCCAATAGCTACTACCAGGGGAAGGGGCAGACACAAGACGCCTGTAACTTTGCTGGCACTGCGATGCTCACCTCAACTGACCCAG GAGGAAATGGTTGCACCTATCCTGCGAGTACCAG TGCTGCAGCGTCTTCAACAAGCACAAGCACCACTCCAAGCTCGACCACCACCACTGGAACCACAGGGACTGGAGGAGTCCTGGGAGGACTAGGCCCCACAGGAACAAATAGCTTTGATGGCAGTGATGGGTGCTTGATTCCAATCCAAGGGATTGCAGCTCTCTTCCTCACTATTCTACTCTCCTCCTTGGTGTTGTTgaagatttga
- the LOC135620038 gene encoding phosphoserine phosphatase, chloroplastic-like isoform X1 — MPSSNSMSGLVSARANPIYSSHNLRRSRLPRPMASRALEMPYKHPAIALRPSKSLSLVAASLQPAKTISAGQFSNTVPTEEVLNIWRSAGAVCFDVDSTVCLDEGIDELADFCGAGKAVAEWTTKAMSGSIPFEEALAARLSLFNPSLSQVQDFLDKRPPRISPGIAGLIKKLMAKNIDVYLISGGFRQMINPVALQLGIPLENIFANQLLFGSSGEFIGFDAKEPTSRSGGKATAVQQIRKVHNYKALVMIGDGATDLEARKPGGADLFICYAGAQLREAVAGKADWLIFDFEELITSL; from the exons ATGCCATCGA GTAATTCGATGTCTGGGTTGGTCAGCGCGCGTGCCAATCCGATTTACTCATCCCACAATCTCCGCCGGTCTCGTCTTCCCCGACCTATGGCTTCGCGAGCGCTAGAAATGCCCTATAAGCATCCTGCAATTGCTTTGAGACCTTCAAAATCTCTTTCCCTTGTGGCCGCCTCGTTGCAGCCTGCGAAGACCATTTCTGCTGGCCAATTTAGTAACACAGTACCTACTGAAG AGGTGCTGAATATTTGGCGCAGTGCTGGTGCTGTGTGTTTTGATGTGGATAGCACCGTTTGTCTGGATGAGGGTATCGACGAGCTTGCTGATTTTTGCGGTGCTGGCAAAGCTGTTGCGGAATGGACAACAAA GGCAATGAGTGGATCAATACCTTTTGAGGAAGCTCTAGCTGCTAGACTTTCTCTGTTTAACCCTTCGCTCTCACAAGTCCAAGATTTTCTGGATAAGAGGCCTCCTAG GATTTCTCCTGGCATTGCTGGGTTGATCAAGAAGCTGATGGCTAAAAACATTGATGTGTACCTTATATCTGGAGGCTTCCGTCAAATGATAAAT CCTGTAGCATTGCAGCTTGGTATCCCTCTTGAAAACATCTTTGCAAATCAGTTACTTTTTGGGAGTTCCGGTGAGTTCATTGGGTTTGATGCCAAAGAGCCTACTTCTAGAAGTGGTGGAAAAGCAACAGCTGTACAACAGATAAGAAAG GTCCATAATTACAAGGCACTGGTTATGATTGGAGATGGTGCAACAGATCTTGAG GCTCGGAAACCAGGTGGTGCAGACTTATTTATATGCTACGCCGGGGCTCAGttgagagaagcagttgcaggaaAAGCTGACTGGCTTATCTTTGATTTTGAAGAACTGATAACCTCCTTGTAG
- the LOC135620035 gene encoding cytochrome P450 85A-like — MVVGVGAVLGILLGLVFVCGGLLRWNELRYRKKGLPPGTMGWPVIGETSEFLKQGPTFLKNQRARFGNLFRTHILGCPTVICMDAEVNRYIIVNEGKGLVPGYPQSMVDMMGKWNIAAVHGPQHKAMRSAMLGLISPTAIRDQLLPKIDEFMRSFIRSWSDQVIDIQEESKELWLHSALKLIASVETGPLARDLKSEINKLVLGTLALPLNFPGTNYRRGMQARRSVVSMLEKLMEERRASPSSQLDMLDSLLRPDDPAKPKLSDEQIIDLILTLIYSGFETVSTTTMMSVKYLHDDPKVLEELRNEHFAIRKKKSANDPLDWNDYKSMTLTRAVIFETLRLSTVVNGVLRKTTQDMEIGGFVVPKGWRIYVFVREHNYDPFLYPEPFKFNPWRWMDQSLESNQCFMQFGGGGRLCPGKELGIVEIAIFLHHFVTKYRWEEVGRQKLLKFPRVEAPNGLHIRVSNLLN; from the exons ATGGTGGTGGGCGTCGGAGCTGTTCTGGGGATCCTCCTCGGCCTCGTGTTTGTTTGCGGTGGCTTACTGAGGTGGAATGAGCTGCGGTACAGGAAGAAGGGGCTGCCTCCGGGGACGATGGGGTGGCCGGTCATCGGCGAGACCTCTGAGTTCCTCAAACAAGGCCCGACCTTCTTGAAGAACCAGAGAGCCCG GTTTGGGAATCTGTTCAGGACACACATACTGGGGTGCCCTACAGTGATATGCATGGATGCAGAGGTGAATAGGTACATCATCGTGAATGAGGGGAAGGGCCTGGTTCCTGGTTATCCTCAGTCAATGGTGGATATGATGGGGAAATGGAATATTGCTGCGGTACATGGTCCCCAACACAAGGCCATGAGAAGTGCTATGCTTGGTCTTATTAGTCCCACTGCCATCCGGGACCAACTCCTCCCCAAGATTGATGAGTTCATGAGATCCTTCATCCGCAGCTGGAGTGACCAAGTCATAGACATCCAAGAGGAATCCAAGGAG CTGTGGCTGCACTCGGCCTTGAAGCTGATTGCCAGCGTCGAAACCGGTCCGCTGGCCAGGGATCTCAAGTCGGAGATCAACAAACTTGTTCTGGGAACACTAGCCTTGCCTTTGAACTTTCCTGGCACGAATTATCGCCGTGGGATGCAG GCAAGGAGAAGCGTCGTGAGCATGCTGGAAAAACTCATGGAGGAGAGACGAGCCTCTCCAAGCTCCCAGCTTGACATGCTTGATTCCCTGCTGCGACCTGACGATCCCGCGAAACCGAAGCTGAGTGATGAGCAGATCATTGATCTGATCCTCACCCTCATCTACTCCGGGTTCGAAACTGTCTCCACCACCACGATGATGAGCGTCAAGTATCTCCATGATGACCCAAAAGTTCTCGAGGAATTGAGG AATGAACATTTTGCAATCAGGAAAAAGAAGTCTGCAAATGATCCACTGGACTGGAATGACTACAAATCCATGACTTTGACTCGCGCG GTCATCTTTGAGACTCTGAGGCTGTCCACGGTTGTCAATGGGGTGCTGAGGAAGACAACCCAAGACATGGAAATAGGAG GATTTGTTGTTCCAAAGGGGTGGAGAATCTATGTCTTCGTCAGAGAGCACAACTATGATCCCTTCCTTTATCCAGAACCATTCAAATTCAACCCTTGGAGATGGATG GATCAAAGCTTGGAGTCGAACCAGTGCTTCATGCAGTTTGGAGGTGGTGGCAGGCTATGCCCAGGCAAAGAATTAGGAATAGTAGAGATAGCAATATTTCTCCACCACTTCGTCACCAAGTACAG ATGGGAAGAAGTTGGAAGGCAGAAGTTATTGAAGTTTCCGAGAGTTGAAGCACCCAATGGGCTTCACATACGCGTATCCAATCTGCTGAATTGA